The region GATAAACAAGAGACTACAAATAAACCTGTTGTGCCAGATGAGCCATTACCAACCCCAAGCTTGCCAACTCCTCCAAAAGAAGAGCCAAAGCCTGAGCCTAAAAAACCAGAACCAAAGCCTGAAATCCCAAAACCTAGTGAAGAGCCTAAAGAGGATGTTAAGCCAGAGCCAAAACCTGAGCCTAAACCTACGCCAAAGCCAGTTGAAAAGCCAAAACCAAAAGAGCCAAATATAAAAGATCTTTTTAGTGATATTGACTCAACTAAACTTAAAAAAGATGATGGTATAAAAAAGGTGGAAAATAAGGTACAAAGCCGCAAAAAAAGCGAGGCTTCTAGCTCAAAAGCTGCAAAAGAGGCTAGTGATATTATAAAAAGCCTAAAGATCGATCAAAATCCAACCGCACCAAAATCGCAAACTACTGGTACATATGATCCTTTTAAAGGTGCAATAACAAAACAAATAGAAAGAAGATGGCTAAGTTATAAAGCTGATTCTGATAATATAGCCAAAATTAAAATTATGATAGATCAAAGTGGAAATTTTAGCTATGAAATTTTAGAGCTATCGTACAATGAAGAATTTAATGCAAAGGTAAAAGAGTGCCTAGAAAAGCTTACAATGGAGAAATTTCCTTTCAATCCAGACAAAAGCACTACTTTTGATTTAAATTTAAAAGATAAAATAGATCAAAGATTATAAATTTACGGAGTAGAGATGAAGAAAATTTTTCTTTTTTTATGCGTTGCTCTAGGGCTTTATGCTGCTGATGCGACCATATCTGTTGTAAACCAAGGTGTTGCTTTGCCAAAGATAGCTTTGCAAGATGCAACTACGGCTGTTAGTGATATGAATTTTAAAGATAAATTCTTTAAAATCATGCTAGGTGACTTAAAAGTTAGCTCAGACTTTGAGGTTATCGAA is a window of Campylobacter concisus DNA encoding:
- a CDS encoding TonB C-terminal domain-containing protein codes for the protein MPNKVKFPTLSSFFVAFCIYIIIVLALFIKLTFFSEPPKKYTDDKDAIMDVVMVDREVDQTIKAPKQAKEVVKETKPEPKKESEEDKQETTNKPVVPDEPLPTPSLPTPPKEEPKPEPKKPEPKPEIPKPSEEPKEDVKPEPKPEPKPTPKPVEKPKPKEPNIKDLFSDIDSTKLKKDDGIKKVENKVQSRKKSEASSSKAAKEASDIIKSLKIDQNPTAPKSQTTGTYDPFKGAITKQIERRWLSYKADSDNIAKIKIMIDQSGNFSYEILELSYNEEFNAKVKECLEKLTMEKFPFNPDKSTTFDLNLKDKIDQRL